The Candidatus Anoxymicrobium japonicum genome has a window encoding:
- a CDS encoding FmdB family transcriptional regulator, protein MPSYDYRCENCDMTFEVSHGIHENLEFCETCGGEVRRVFHPVGIVFKGSGFYATDSKKPNNKSSNLSSNTADKPEKQKTTPESDAGKKDKPGDVKKTEKVAS, encoded by the coding sequence TTGCCAAGTTACGACTACAGGTGCGAGAACTGTGACATGACCTTTGAGGTCAGTCATGGCATACATGAAAACTTAGAGTTTTGCGAGACGTGCGGTGGAGAGGTGCGAAGGGTCTTTCACCCTGTTGGAATAGTCTTCAAGGGATCGGGATTCTACGCCACAGACTCCAAGAAACCCAACAACAAGTCGAGTAATCTTTCTTCCAATACCGCGGACAAGCCGGAAAAACAAAAGACCACTCCAGAAAGTGACGCAGGCAAGAAAGACAAGCCAGGCGACGTCAAAAA